ttttttttccctcaaaaagtAAGTTAAACTCTCCTTTTTAAACCTGACAGAATAGatttagattaatattaattgttagctatgttttatgcaaaaataagcACTGATAAGGGGGAAatgattaatcataaaaaattatttaaaagatttattaaagacaaaaaataagaaaaaaataattttatttaaaaataatatataaaaactaatttgtttcttttattaaattgtttcataagTTTAGGTTTCTACATTGTTCATCCCCATCAATTATTTCCTTCAAATAAATTCAGGTTCCATGAAATCGAGTTGCTGGAGGgataatttctgtattttactAATGTTCTTCTTTTTATCAAACTTCGTTAATAacatcatttctttttgttatacTGCGCATGTAGTTTCCTTCAAATTTGACGCAGTATAGCTACTTCTGgctctttaattattaaactttactttaaatctaattttatgttGTTCGTTTTCAGCAATGGTTATTGCTTCGATTTAATATAAAGCTAATACCAAAAACCAAAAGAATTACctttattttcagcaaatttcattttataaaagagaattcccaaatctttcaaattttatggttttaaataatGGGGGTTAATATggtctaaaaaaagaaaaaaatattgaaggtgTTTGGAGTTATAGAGAAATAAGGGATTCCActgtgattatttaaaataataatttaataatttcattgttCTAGTTCTGGTTGTATCCgaaacattatttgaaaattatacattctaataaaatgatagttcattgtcaaaaatcatgaaaacaatGAAAGGAATCATGCTATGgatattacattaataaaattttttgacatttacttaatcaaaaacaattaataaaaaaatgaaacaggaAATGTACAACAGAAACTACCTGTTGTATACATATTGTAAGGTTTTCAAATGATGTAAAGAGTTGTGTgagagagaataaaaaattatcttttgaaaacactccatttattaaaatttgcacaTGTTGGTATGTTGGTTGATATGTTGGGAAAATGtcataattatataaacattttcataatgatgtctaaactaaactttaaaacaaaaggaaactaATTCGTATTGTGGTAAAATTGTTGCGTAAATCTACATTctctcataaataaataataagtagaaaTGGTACAaacttaagaaaagaaatttattaataatttatttaaatcacacgtttacataaaatatacaattaaataaatacaattgacTTTCACGAAgatcatataaaaatatggaaccacataataaaatagaataaggTTTTCAgagtaaactatttttctttgaaatgaatGTTAAGTTACAAAACAGTACATAAAGATATAGATTTGTTAAAACATAGATATAGATAGTTAAACAtatagatttgttttaaaatgtccaCAATATGTTTCCAATTCAAGCTCTACATTAGCttttggagaattttttatttatattttatttaaatcacactttaaaataagtttctggtcgatgaaaatgaatttacttttcgtgaaaaactctttaaattaaattagaaactttaagcatttaaaattgacaaaaaacaaaaacagttgAAGCTATAAAGAAAATGtgatgaatttattaaattttggatgtttcattttaaattcataacattAATCAGAATATACttctatattttagaattatttcaaaaatataatttatttacctctgcaaattattaatttttacttaaataaaatgggACAATACTAATTATCTATAATTCTGCGTGCGTTAAAAATATCCTTGTAGTACttcattcatttaaacaaaaactataaagaaattatgatgtgttctataaaataaacgtcatctctattagatttttaattttttgaatctttcaatacattaattattttatttccgtgtaattactatttattataattatttttttaaacttaagattGAAttcaactaaatataaaattgcaattgctctgaataaaatgcataaattgaGAGTTTTTATACTGTACAAAATATCTACAAAGCAgtttattcctttaaataactattaaagctttgaaaaatgaataatatggcttttaaaataaaaataatggatgCACAACTTTTATACTAATAAAGtcctttttttatcaaagtattaaataagaaatattacaaaaatattaattctattttatttttcgtccGGAAGTATCTTAAATTAcagcttaatatttaaaaatagcatggaagtaatttaaatgtattcgttgaaatattttgaattttttttaattaaaaaaagaagtgatTACAATCACAATGCAATCACCAAATACGTcagttcattttacaaaaaaaaaaataaaaaatacttttcttgaacatgattttttaaacaaatctagACATAAAGAGTTATTATtatacagatattttaatttgcagaaATACTTCAgcttatttattaacaaaaaaaacatgtacTTTTAAGGAGTATGATTTCTTAAACAACATTGCTCTGCatagaaagaattattattgTGCAAACACTTTTCTTTGTACAAATACTTCAGTTCAtttatcaaatacaaaaattactttatagaGTACGATTTCTTAAACATCATTGCTCTACTTAGGAAGAGTTATTAtactgcagatttttttttctctttcggtGTAATTACTTCagttcatttaagaaaaaaattgacttttataAGTCACGATTCTTTAAATCACATTGTTCAACATAAGAAGAATTATTATTGTACAGACATTTATATTTGTGCAAATACTTCAggttcatttaacaaaaaaattaagttttataaaatacaacttcttaaaaaaacatagatCTACATAGAAGGAACATTATTGTACAGTGTgcagatatttatatttgtgcaaagatttcaattccttaaaaaatttgattttgacaGGGAACAATTTCTTTAACAGCATTGCTCtatattgaagaaattattgagcataattatatttctgcaaatattttgaattttgcttaattaaaattgaattaataaggatcaaaatgtagttaaaaaatacttcagttcatttgacaaaataaaattgcattttatagaGCACGATTTCTGAAATAACATTGCTCTACATAGAAACAATTATTACAAGAATAACAACTTTACATTAATGTTAAGAACAATACTTTGatcaagaaatattaagaatcaAAGTGATGCATCTTTATACACTTCACGcatagtaaatatttctttttaaaatactgaaacatCACATATTAAACAATGGAAACACCAATAGAgtataaaaattagttcaaatagACGTTTCACGAGAACGGTCAATCCGTTTTAACTGATCTATTGATTTCTGTTGCACCATTAACTCGTCATTATTGTTGTCATATCTTTCTTTATCTCCAGTTGACTTTTCTGTATCTCCCAATTTGGACTTTGGGAATCTGCGTTTGGATCCCAAAATATTAGGAAAAGCACAGATttcgatattaaattttgatgctGGGAGAGAAGCTGGAGCATCATCAAAACTTGGGTTGTCTGGAACAGAATTTTCTTCATCTACTTCTTGAATTTCATCAAATGTAACAGGTTGAGTGCGATACCTGGTACGTGGACGATTGTTGCGTTTGCTACGATTTTGGCTTTTGGGGTACTCTACAATCAAATGACGATTTAATCTTGAAAGGTGCTCTGGGTAAGGAATATCCATGTCTGATCTCACATTTCCCAAAGAGTTTCTCGGTGAACTTGAGgccatttttactgaaaattgttttgtcAATTATATAGGCAACGCCAGTGGTAATGCCTAAAATTCCTTCTCAAACaggttttgttaaaaaattcgtGATATTTTCTAGTTTATAAACTTAAGCACTTGCTAGTTCAAATGAGATGAATGATTTGAATgcgaaaatttgaaatatctgaaaagaaacaaaaacaattctttaatattagaattattataagaaattattatactaAACCACAACTAATGCAGTAATAAAAGATGTAATTCTGTGCTATTTATAAGGTATACGGggcacttttaaaatatagtgcagtaaaaaaaaaacgtatcttTATTACAACTTAACATTCTTGAAACTGTCTAAACTGAAGCTAGAAATTTAGCATTTACAAATCTTAGAACATAAAGTCAAGTCAAATGTTCAATCAGACTTAATCGGATTAAATTatagctgtaaaaaaattgtgtccTTCTGTTTATAAATTGGATAAATATCTTCCTAAATTAcagtatttatgttttaaaaagcaaagatttggtgttaatattaaaaaataaaggcgcatattaagtaatttttgttttgacttTGCTATAATccttttaacagaaaaaacaGAATGGCTcgaaaaagttcattaaatagTCACAGAATATGTGCTGTCActtttaatcagaattaaatgccaattatggttaaaataaaaacgcttTAACGAACTGAATCAAAAGTTAGAGACAAAGTATATTAagattagtttaagaaaaactctTGGTATTAATTATTTGGTACTTATATATCACACAGTAACAGTTAAtatttgtatagtttttttcattttttcatttttttttagttcaggaAAAATTCGAACGAAAAAAGAcagttaaaatacataaactttcacgatatattttttcttctctcacatttttaaaaattttatttgaatgacttttaatacagaaaatatgaagcatacttttcttttcttacaaataatctttgcgttagtttaataaaattctcgTAGTGCGAGGAAAATAGCATCTAAATAAACTGATTTCCCCCACGCATCATTATTCCATGACATCTTTGTTAAGGTAAAATGATGAGAGCTCTGGTAATTATTTTGGACTCAACAAATACCATTTCTAAATCCCACTATTTCTGTAATCCTAATTGCCGTTTTTATTAAGAGAGTTTACTTGATGATACgagatcttttttttccctgctGGTTAAAGCTTCAAAATCTTTGAGCTATAAagactaaaagaaataaacaacgcgaataaagcataaatgaaagtacagaaatggacatactatagtttcggttctataagcaataaaatgtcTGTATACCAAATGATGGTAgagaagtaaagaaataaacgCATGCAAAGTGGTTTAAGCATTCGTGGGTTCTGGTTTCCCAAATATTGAAGTATCCGGATCCTTAGCCGACACCCTTGGTTCTATACTAGTTTTAGGACTTGAAAtcttttaatgactttttttaaaaaaaaaaaaaaaaaatagtcttcaCGTTGcagacaaacaaaaattttatttagactaAACATCTGTCTTTTCGAAGAATATTAAATCTTACTTATACCGTTTATAGTTCATTATTTAAAGTCAGTGTAAGTAAACAGTAAGAAGGAAAACGAAAGGGTTAAAAGAGGATTCTTTTAATAGACAAGAAAATGGCTGGCATTACCAAGTTTATAACGCATGTTTTAAGTAAGACTTCATATCGCGTAAGCTGGGGTCAAAATTTATGACTGTTCCTGTCTCCCTTCCGTATTATATTTGACAGATTGGAAGAtgctaagaaaaatataaataaacgagaaaataccatcattttagaaagaagaaattatGCGCTGAAAGTTCAggaaaattttacctggttCTTGTCATATTTGGAAAATTATCTCATGCGAATCATGTTTCTAAACGCCTAACCGAAACTTTTGgtataaatcaaaacaaagatAAGACTGAAATCGCTTTAATAATAAcatgaatgttattatattttaaaggcaACGATGATCTAGATAAGCGGACGCTAGCTACCAGCGAGTGatcatttcattgaaaatgaCTATCAAAAGTTCAAACCTTAGTCATTTAAAGCAACCATGTTATACtctgacaaataaataaataaataaataatagaaaataccGAGTCACTATAATACACCTCAGATGTTACTCGAAGTCATCCCTCGCTTTTCTCAAAGATATGACTTTTAATGACGTAACCAttacatggagaacttttttttatctcacttCGCAGGCGTGATAGTATTGCTTTATAACCTGGAAGTGTGGGCACTATTTGAGCCATTCTCTTGTTGAAGAAGTGCGCGGAAATGAATTCTAATCGTAGCAGGGCTGAAAGTTCTGTATTAGGTTTACCTGAAAATTCGGTCGCGAAAGAACACGCCCCATTATACAGGGATGCAGAAAGGCCTTAAAATTAGGGCATTTACCTTTAAatgtacactgttagaaatttctgagaaaaaattgccaaataacaatttattgaatggttattttaccatatttaatcaatacAGTCAAATacccataaataaaatggtaatcaaactgttaagtttatgaaaaactgtttattaactgctttcacctaatacggttaaacaaccacaATTTTATCGCAtcaactagaaccacctaatgaagctacttagttctttgtaacagcgtacatatcatagccgagtgggcttatctgtcaatctcatgaccgtcagaactggagttcgagtcctagtgttgacactgcaatatttcctccattccgtTCAACACTTGAAGAATTTCTAGTGTCCGGCACTCTCTAATtcccattaccttacgaaaagccgagcttctatgtaaagttaaaaaattattacgtttttgaaaaatgctagttgtagaTGGTTAAAAAACAGTATAGTTTTGGATTCATGGCTTCATaaccatatttttgaaaatggtaacaaaaccataaatgaaaaaaattttcttttccgtaaactttacagttaatcggattgacagacagctgccagttatatTNaaaattttaacagtgtatataTCAGATATACCGCTTAGTTCTGGTGGACACTTACGTTGCATGTTTGAATATGTATGAACATGGTCTGTTTTGCGCCATGCATGCTGTGTTTCTTTTAgcaaaaacaatcatttttatgGACACCAGCGAGGGAATGAATTAAAGTAAGTGACATTTAGTCATACAATTCAAgtatgaaatattctaaatcAAGAAGAAAGgcgaaagtatttatttataaggagCGAAAGTATTCAAgcgaaagtatttatttattaggaaatatttttttttctcaaatgaatggcactgaactttattcgtttcgccttagaagatgccagagGTGCTGCTCATTCCGCGTTACCTAGTGGGCACccgtgaaccaaagtcacggaggcgagtaacattgcccacgccacactgccacaaacccattcatagggtgggtcacattcacTCATCACACACAAAagaggacaacacaagagagagaaacatccatgtccagagcgggattcgaacccgcggccattggcttcgcagtcaggctcGCTAACCGTttggccacctggccggcttataaggaaatataaaaacagaagacaactattttctctaatttttagaCAATTATGACATCTGATATTGATACGCATAAGAAtccatttaatcaaaaaattgtcaaatactTTTACACAAAGTACTAAATGTGTGCGTTTTAATTAAGTAacagcaaacttttttttaaataaaaaagagcattacaagagaaataaaaaaactttaaaacttcgtttaagtagtttttactaagaaaattaaattaaattatctttaggTCTTATGAAATGtaatcgattttattttttaatttcctttgttGTAATTGATTCGAAACTTCCAAGGAAAGGAAGTCTTCAAAAATTGAGAGAGAATAGCTGAATATTTACATGCTTGGCCGGGTATATAAGGGTAAAAAATGTATCTCACGGAAACGTCGGGCAATTTAATTTTCGAGTCGTACTCATAACAGTACTTcctaaacacaattttaaatttatacattcatatttaaacaaaacccttatcactaaaaaaaaagtcgaaattGAAATTACGAGGAACATAATTTCAtatcattcaataaatttttcactccattctttattttaattcaaacatttgGCTAGATTAGTGACAGTTTATGAATTATGAATACTCATAGTTTTTTATACCCTTTTATTTGTCCCTTAAGTATCAATTGTATGGTTATGAGTTTCTCTCATAAAagctttaacttttaaagagtttaatatcaataaattattattatttagagtgtatatatatatatactatatacttATCTGACGAAGTCTGTTGGGCGAGCTGGGCCAGGacttaaaaatagcaaaacaatttttatttaacctttgaaaaaacacaataatagtttcataatcttattttgtatttaccaaataaaataagaaacgaTCATATATTGTACTGCatacaaaaattatacagagaatattttaaatctcataTTATTTACTGTAtctcatattatttattgtattgttaCAAAATCTTCATCTCCATAGAGAGAAATAGAGTGCGTAGcgattttaagaatataaagttaaggaaatttgttttaaacaaatattattaaataatagcttttcttaaagttatattttgatccTCAAATTTTGCTTAACATTAGTACTTGTATAATAAAGAAGATggcataaattattgttatactatttaatacataaatgaaatggataacaaattttttttagttctatcaaaaaattgGATTCTCTTAATAGATTAttggtttaaattaataagttcaaTAAGTGATACATAACTATTTTTCTcgtatataaattacaaattatgttAACCAATGGATTAAAATAGTAGACACAGTTGCAAAAATGATTGTTAACCGAATGAAAAATATCAGCATTTTACACagttaaggaaagaaaaaagaaaaatgggatgaaaattatcaaaacgtgatttatttttaatagtaagcaccgtaatttttgaaaatgcttgGCGAATATTTAGTTActacagtttaaataataacgTTCTCTTAAATCATGTTTAGTACTTAAACAAGAAATGAAATCTAAttcatacattaaattattttttgaaaaaattctatctctttttcttttatttacaacttttaaaacaaatcaagacATTTGCATGTATCGATTTATATGTTCGAGCAATGATCAAATGTGTTGTTGTACCAAGGATATCGATGATTCGAAATTTCCGAGATCACTCTACTACATATTATGATCGAGGTTCGAAGAGTTGAAAATGCAAAATCTAGATTCCAACTCGCGGTTTCAAATAAGGTTCAGAATACGGCCGTTTTTATCAACTGTGGATGCCGTAACACAGCATCAATGTCCTCCTTCCTAGAGGTGACTCAAGAGGATACTAAAATCTCCATTCATTTTTCCTGCataattttgctttgattttttaaatcacttacatatttttatatttcatatccgtcgttgaactgccgacccaatttttgggtttatgactactaatgttcaactccgtagccttataattttgaaccaatcccgaagacaaggaaactcccggatcagtacccccagaggtattgatttgttatgggaacatgcaggactttgcgactcgacagttttaacatgcatcagtcaccatttactacatNGCAATGATCAAATGTGTTGTTGTACCAAGGATATCGATGATTCGAAATTTCCGAGATCACTCTACTACATATTATGATCGAGGTTCGAAGAGTTGAAAATGCAAAATCTAGATTCCAACTCGCGGTTTCAAATAAGGTTCAGAATACGGCTGTTTTTAGCAACCGTGGATGCCGTAACACATCATCAATGTCcttacgtatgtaaaatttcgctTCATTCTGACAACTCTTTCTAAGTGCactaatttttatgcataatgtatataaaaattatacattaaaaaattttcaaaatttacctctgttaaaatttttcacgcATTTACAAATGCGTGGAATAATTGGTATTTAAAAGAAGtggcattctttatttttctttaattgaaaaacataattgGGAATTTTTAAGGTTATAACGTTtcttttgagtaaatatttgaagaattgCCAACAAACTTTGTCTGAAACAAATAGAAATTGAGAGAGTTTAGGAATTAAAGATGATATTTCTGTCTGTCTTCTCAGTAATATTTTAGGTGTGTTTTTGaaatctgaaatgaaaaataatctacagATGCTCTAATAAATCTGCGCTTCCGTCATACTGGAGGATTTCTGCTACCGAAGTAAAAAGTGAACGAAAATGAATAGTTTacaatcatgaaaaataaaagcttgtTCGACCTTTTCCCAAAACCATTCAAAATCATTGAATTCATCATCAGAAGtagattttaaagtttgcatatgttctgtgttttttttctctatttttaattacaagcaatttcttctgatttcataaatttcattaacagGGACCTTTATTTCAATGGATCTTTCCATACATTAAGATTATTTGTCTGCTGTGAGGTAACGGATAGTAATTTAGCAGAAAAgcaaaagtatgtttttttgcTACGATCCCAACAAGCATTTCAATCTTTAGAACTGGAAagtgagtttaaaaaaacttcgaaAGGCGAAACAGCAGAAAGGTACTACTGCaatgaagataaataataattctttacaaaatattaatgaaaaattaggggaaaaaaacaaacattagccatatttatgaaaaatgcatttttcaggaacgcagacgatatttaaccaggaaaaaaacatgaatgcagaagatttttattctctatttcatttattctacTGCCAGATGTTCTCGATTTAGTTTgcttaagtttctttttaattctaattcgtCACAAATTGTGCTGCAAATTTCATGTTCATCGCTGAGACAGTTTTTACAGTGAAGTTTGAGAGAAACAGAAAACACCGTCTTCTCTATCAGGAACAACaggtgcaattatttttttatttttttattttacatcttactcctattttattttgataaaagaagCATGTCCTATTGTTTTGCAAATCATAGGTTCTCAACCTTTTTTGGCTCACAACAATTTTCGATTCcctcttaaaaaacttttccaatAAGCATTCATCacacaatttatataaaaaaaaaacattttaaaattctttaatatttgcaattaaatgcacttttattagttttatttgcattattagCCCCAACATATCAAGAagtcagaaaaagaaaaataattataatttttacatttaaatcttGTTTAGACATAAATAATAACCAACCTTAAGTGCATActgtgtaaatttaaaataatctaaatctaaactattatttattcgaa
This region of Parasteatoda tepidariorum isolate YZ-2023 chromosome X1, CAS_Ptep_4.0, whole genome shotgun sequence genomic DNA includes:
- the LOC107443974 gene encoding uncharacterized protein, which encodes MASSSPRNSLGNVRSDMDIPYPEHLSRLNRHLIVEYPKSQNRSKRNNRPRTRYRTQPVTFDEIQEVDEENSVPDNPSFDDAPASLPASKFNIEICAFPNILGSKRRFPKSKLGDTEKSTGDKERYDNNNDELMVQQKSIDQLKRIDRSRETSI